Genomic segment of Truepera radiovictrix DSM 17093:
CGACTCGTGAGGCTAACAGTAGCGCTTATGGCGATGATCGTCGTTGAGAGCACCACGGCGGCGAGGAGCACGACGATGAGCGCAACACCTTGCGTCCTGCGCTCTGGAGTTGGCGTCCGCTGGAGGACATGCGGGGAGGCGCGCGGGGACCACTTGGCCGGCATGGCCTTCAGCGTAGCGTTCTGCGCGCCCGCTCTCTGCGAAAAATCCGCCACGGGCGTACGGAGGGCTTGGCCGCTTAGAGCCCCATGCGACGTGTGGCGACGCCGCGTGTCGTCGGCTACGCCTTGACGCCGAAGGTAACGCTGAGGTCGCTCCGGTAACCGGGCCTCAGCACGGCCTCACCGCCCGTGGGTGCTGCTAGGCACCGACCGTAGCGTGGCGAGGGGCGGGTGGTTTCTCGGGAGAGCGTGGTAGCCCGCAAACCGGAGGCCACGAGCGTAGAGGCGCCGCAGACTTAAAACCGCTAACCTAGGGCGCTCGTTCCGCTCGCTTAGCCTAGGCCATCTCCTAGAGCGGGCTCACCGGCTCGCAACACCTCGGGGGTTCTGGTGGGCCTTCGGGTAGCTTCACGGTTCTTCGCTCTAATCCAAGGCGTTCGCTCGAGCGGGGTATAGTTGGCTCGTGAGTGAACACGTGACGTCGCGCGCCAGGGGCCTTCTCTGCGCGGCGCTGCTCGCCGCCGGGCGGCCCCTTGGCGCTCGTGAGCTCGCTACGGTGCTCGGTGTGGCGCAAGGCGAGGTGGCGAGCCTCGTAGCGGCGCTGCAGGCGGCGCTGCAGGCGCAGGACTTGGGGCTCGTGGTCGAGGAGGTCGCGGGGGGCTACCGCCTCGTCGTGGACCCCGCGCTGACCCCGGCGCTGTCGCCCCTGCTCGCCCCGCCGCCGCTGCCCGCGCTCTCGGCGGCGGCGCTCGAGACCCTCGCGCTCGTGGCCTACCAGCAACCCATTACGCGCGGGGAGCTCGAGGCGGCGCGGGGTGCGTCGTGCGCGTCGACCCTGGAGACGCTGCAGGAGCGCGAGCTCATCAAGGTCGTCGGCCGCAAAGAGGTGATCGGGCGGCCGCTGCTCTACGGCACCACGGAGCGGTTTCTTTTGGAGTTCGGCCTCAAGTCGCTGCAGGACCTGCCCCCCTTGGAGGAGGCGCCGACCGACTTTTTGCGGGGCTAGGCGCTGGCTGCGGCCGGGCCGCCGTTATCTGGGGTCAGCGAGCGCGCCGACAGCTAGAGCTAGAGGGGCGGCCTGTCTTTGAGGCGTTCAGCGAGCTGCAGGCGGTAGCGCGCGATCTGGTGCGGGAGGTGGGTGAGCGCGCGCGCGTAACCGAGCAGCGTGAGGTGCAGCTGGTAAAACGTCAGGCGTTCGCGCTCCCACACCGATAGGGGGCCGTAGCCGCGCAAAAAGGCTTTCTGCACCCCCCGCGCGGCGAGGTCGGTGAAGTAGATGGCGGCGAGGTCCACCATAGGGTCGGCGCGGCTCGCGTCAAACCAGTTAAGCACCTTGACGACGCGCCCCCTGGGCGGGTCGAAGAGCAGCGCGTCGGCGTTTGGGGAGCCGTGGCAGAGGGCGATGGGGGCCCCCTCGACGGTCTCTAAGCCGCGCTGCAGGGCGCGCGTGAGCTTCGGGGTGTCGACCATGTGGTCTTTGACGGCGTGCACAAGCGCCCGCTGCCACTGCGCCTCGAGCGCGTCGCCGAGGCGCCGCCCTTCGCTCTCGGGGTAGGCGAGGTCGCCCGCTAGGTCGGCCCGGACGTGGTGCAGCGCGCGCAGCGTGCGTCCCCAGGCTTCGGCCGCTCGGGCTCGGGCGCGCTCGTCGAGGTGCGGCCACGCGTCGGCGAGCGTCGGCGAGGGGAGGTAGCGGGTGATGAGGTAGGGGTACTCGAGCCGCGTGCGTGTCGTGTCGGCGCGCACGATGGGGGGGCACAGCTCGGGGAGCAGCTTGGCGGCGGCGACGCAGCGGCCGATCTTGGGTTCTTGCGGCGCGCGTTGGTTGATCCACAGCACCTGCTCCTCGCCGGTAGCCAGGAGGACGTAGTAGGCGGCGTCCAAAGGCTCGGTCTCGAGCCGCTGCCAAGCGAGGATGGGGGTGTCAAAAACGCGCGTCAACCGCTGTGGGGGGGCGCTATGGCAGACCCCCAGCCGAGACCCCCTGACGCGCGCGCCGCCGGGGCGCTGCCGCTCTATGCGCTCCACATCGCCTTCTTTCCGCCCCCGACGGCTCCCTCTCGGGTGGCCGTGTGACCGCTGCACGTCGCTTTCTGTCAGCATAGTGTAAAGGAGCAGCGTTTGAGAAGGGTGGCAGCCACCGTTTCCAGACCGCCCCGCGACACCCCCCGAGACGTCGCCCCAGTAGGGAGTCGGCGACGCCCTTTTCGGGGGGGAGCGCCGTCGCCGACAACGACCAGCTGCCTGCTGCTACGGGGGGTTGCGCACGCTCGAGAAGCGCCCCACATCCCCGGTGCAGGTGACGGCCGTGGGCGGAGCGCGCAGCCACGCCAGGCCGCCCGGGCCACGGGCACCGGTTTGGCGTCCCGGAGGTGGAGGCGCGACGTTGACGAGCAGTGCCCTGCAAAAGGTCCTAGTCAAGCTCTGCGGGATCTAGTAGATTGAACCTTATGTCCAGATTATTGAACACACCCCGGCAGCGCGGCGCTCGCCTGACGCCTGAGCGGCCGTCTGCGGCGCGATGAACCGCCACCACCTGGGCCACCGCCTGCGCGCGCTGAGGCTGGCGCACGGCTACACCCTGCAGCAGGTCGCCGAGCGCAGCGGGCTCTCGCGGTCGTTTCTCTCGATGCTCGAGAACGGCCGCACGAACGTCTCGGCCGTGCGCCTGCAAAAGCTCGCGGGGGTGTTCGGTTTGGGCCTCAGCGACCTGTTGCCGAATGAGGGCGGCCAGAGCGGCCTGCGGGTGCTGCGCGCGGGCGAGGGGGAGCGCCTAGCGGGGTTTCCCCCCGGCGTCGAGGCCACGCTCTACTTCCGGGACCCGCACCGGCGGGTGCAGCCGGTGCACCTGACGCTGGGGCCGGGGGCGGTGAACCACAACGAGGAGGGGCACGCGGGCGACGAGTTTCTCCTCGTGTTAGAGGGCCGCGTCGAGGTGGCGGTGGGGGAGGGGGACTTCACCGTGCTCGAAGCGGGGGACGCGGCGTTCTACTCGAGCGCCCTGCGCCACACCTACCGCAACCCCGGTCCGGAGACGGCGCGCCTACTCACCCTGAACGCGCCCCACAGCTGGCACCGGTTGTAGCGGGTGTCATCCGGTCGGCTGCGCCCGCAGGGCAACAAGCGTCGCCACGCACCTTTCGATACCCGTAGCGACCACTTACGGACCTGCCGGGTCGGGCCCCTCTAGGCGCCCGTACAGGGTCGTGAGGTGCCGCAGACCGCAGGGGCCTAGCCACGCGCTACAGGCCACGTGCCCCATCTACGTGGCTGCGCTACCCCCCCTCATCGAGCCGCGTGTCGAAGACGTCGCGCAGCCCGTCGCCGAGGAGGCTAAAGCCGAGCACCGTCAGGGTGATGGCGAGCCCCGGGTAGAGCGTGACGTGCGGCGCCGTGCGGATCGCTTCGCGCCCGATGCTGAGCATCCGGCCCCAGCTGATCTCGGGCGGCTGCGTGCCGAGCCCCAGAAACGACAAGGACGCCTCCGCGACGATGGCCGTGCCCATCCCGAGGGTGCTGAGGACCAACGCGGGCGCCCAGGCGTTCATCAGGATGTGCGTGAGCACGCGCGCGTGCGACCCGCCGAGCGCCCGCGCCGACTCGACGAACTCCTCTTCGCGCAAAGCGAGCACGTCGCTGCGCACGAGGCGCGCCATGGTCGGGATGCGCACGACGGCGATCGCGAGCATCGCGTTGACGATGCTCGGGCCTAAAGCGGCGACGATGGCGATCGCCAAGAGGATGCCGGGGAGCGCCAAGAGCACGTCCATGACGCGCATGATGAGGTTGTCGAGCCAACCCCCCGCGTAGCCCGCCACGGCGCCCAGCAGCACCCCGAAGACGAGCGACAAACCGGTCGCCACGAACCCCACCAGCAGCGACACGCGCGCGCCGAACACCAGGCGGCTCAGGAGGTCGCGGCCCAACTCGTCGCCGCCCAAAACGTACTGCGTGTTGAGCCGCCCCGCGACCACGAGCCCGCGCGGCGCCTCGTAGCGCGCCCAGATGTCCTGTGCGTGCGGGTCCATGGGCGCTAACCACGGGGCGAAGAGGGCGACCAGCACGAGCGCGGCGATGAGCCCGCCGCCGATCACCACGTTCTTGTTGCGCAGCGCTCGACCCACCCAGCGTGGGCGCGCCGAAGCGCCCACGCTGGGGCGCGCGGCGTCCACGGGGTCGCCGGTCGCGCGGCTAGTCATAGCGGATCCTCGGGTTTAAGAAGCCGTAGGAGAGGTCGACGAGGAGGTTTGCCAGGGCGAAGACGACCGCCAGCATGAGGACGCTCCCCTGCACCACGGGAAAGTCGCGCTGATTGATGGCGTCCACCGTGAGGCGCCCGAGCCCGGGCCAGGCGAAGACGACCTCGGTGACGATCGCGCCGCCCAAAAGCGCCCCGAACTGCAAGCCGATCACCGTCACGACGGGCAAGAGCGCGTTGCGCAGCGCGTGCCCAAAGACCACGCGGCTCGGACGCGCCCCCTTCGCGCGGGCGGTGCGCACGAAGTCGCGGCGCAGCACCTCGAGGAGGCTCGAGCGCGTCAGGCGGGTGATGAGCGCCATGATCGACGCGCCGAGCGCCACGGCGGGGAGCAGGAGGTGGCGCAGCCCGTTCCACAAAGGGGTGGGGTCTCCCGCCGTGAGGAGCGCCGTGAACCCTTCTGTAAGCGCCGGGCCGCGCCCGAAGATGGGCAGCCAGCTCACGTGAAGGGCCACCGTGCTTAAGAGCACCAGCCCGACCCAGAAGTTGGGCGCCGCCACCCCGATAAGGGCGGCGATCATGCTCGTAAAGTCGAGCCAGGTGTTGCGCCTCACCGCCGCCAACACCCCCAGCGGGACGCCGACGACGACCGCCAGCGCGAGGGAGGCCACGGCCAGCTCGAGCGTCGCCGGGAGGCGCTCTAGGATGAGCCGCAGCACCGGCGCCCCCTGCCGGATGGAGACGCCCAGGTCACCCCGCAGGGCCTGCGCGAGCCACCGCCCGTACTGCTCATAGAGGGGCCGGTCGAAGCCGTACAGCTGGGTGAGGCGCGCCACCTCGTCGGGCCGCGCCTGCTCGCCCAGCATGATGCGCACCGGGTCGCCCGGCGAGAGGTGCACGAGCAAAAAGACGATGACCGAGACGCCCCAGAGCGTCACGGCCAGGAAGAGGAGGCGTTTGAGGAGAAACTGGAGCAAGGCGGGTTCCTTGTTGCTAGGTGGGTCGCGGGTGGGGGAGGGCGGTAGGCGTCCCCGGGCGTGTCAGCGGGCTTTTTCCACCAAGTGCAGGTCTTGGAAGGTCGCCGAGACGTACGGGTGGAGCTGCCAACCCGTGATGGTGTCGTGGTTAACGCCGATCTCCTCGGTGTTGTTGATAAAAGCGAAGGGCGCGTCGGCCATCAGCACCGCTTGGGCTTCCCGGTAGACCGCGTTGCTCTCCTCCGAACCGGGCTCGAGCCTCCGTCCCTCCTCCAAAAGCGCGTCCAGCTCGGGGTTGGTGTAAGCGATGTAGTTGTTGTCCCCGCGCGAATGGAAGAGCTCGAACATGGCGTAGTTCGGGTCGACGTTGCCGGTCCAACCGAGCAAGAAGAGGTCGAAGTCGGCCGTGTCGGTGTCCAGGATGCGGTCGATAAAGGCACCGAACTCCTCGACGAAGACCTCGAGGTTGACGCCGACTTGCGCCGCCTCGAACTGCAGCACCTCGGCGATCTGGACGCGCACGGGGTTCTCGTTCGTGTGGAGCCGTAAGGAGAGACCGTCACCGTAACCCGCCTCTTCGAGCAGCTCGCGGGCGCGCTCGGGGTCGTAGTCGTAGCGCGGCACGTCTGGGTTGTACCAGGGCACGCCGGGGGCGATGGGGCCGGTGGCGACCGAACCGATCCCCTGCAAGATGCGTTCGACGATGGCCTCGCGCGGGATAAGGTGGCCTATCGCCTGACGCACCCGCACGTCCGACAGCGCCTCGTTGCGGAAGTTGAAGCCCACGTACGCGTGCCCCAAACCGACGGCGCGCTGGACGGTGATCCCCTCGGTCGCCTCTAGACGCGTCACCTCGGCGGGGACGACTTGGCCGTGGTAGAGGTCGATCTCGCCGCCCTCGAAGGCTAGGAGCCGGGTGGCGTCTTCGGTGATGGGCCGAAACTCGACCGCGTCGACCTGTGCGCGCCCGCCCCAGTAGTCCTCGTAGGCGCTTAACACCATGCGGTCGTCACGCGCCCACGACTCGAACACGAAGGGCCCCGTGCCCACCGGGTTGCGGCCGAAGTCCCCTTCTTCCCCGAGGTCGGCCGGGACGATGTGGAGCCGCGCGATGTTGTTGAGGATAAAGGCGTTCTCACCCGACAGGTCGAAGCGGACGGTGTGCTCATCCAAGACCTCGATGTTGGTGATGTCCTCCAAAAGCCCCGGGTTGGCGCCCGGGTTGTCGGGGTTTAACACCCACTCGAAGGTGTAGCGGACGTCCTCGGCCGTAAAGGGGCGCCCGTGGTGGAAGGTGACCCCCTGGCGCAGCGCGAAGGTGACGCTGCTCCCGTCCTCGGCGAACGTCCACGACTCGGCGAGGCGCGGCTGCAAGGTGAGGTCCTCGGGGCTGTAGGTTAGCAGCGTCTCCATAATCGGGTACATGCGCTGGTACGAGTAGGCGTCGTAGGTGGTGCGCGGGTCGAGGTCGGAGGCTTCGGCGACGGTGGCGATCACCAGGCGCGTCTGCGCGAAGGCGGTGCTAGCGAGGAGCGCGCAGCTAAGGGCGAGGGCGAAGGGGCGTTTCATAGGGACCTCCTGAGGCTGGGCATGGTGCGGCTAGATGAGGGTGAGTTCTCGGGGGGGCGTGCTGAGGAGTTCGGCCCCCTGGGCGGTCACGAGCACGTCTTGCTCGAGCCCAATGGGCGCCCCGCTCTGGCCCGTCACGCCGTGCACCACGGGTTCGACGGTGTAGACCTCGTTTTCGCGTAAGGGGACGTTGCCGCGCTCCCCGTAGCGGGCACCCAGGGGCGCTAGAAGCGTGCCGCCGTCGTGGACGGTGCGACCGATCTGGTGGCCGAGCGCGTGGGGGTAGGGGGTGATGCCCCCCGCCTCGAGGTGCTCGCGCGCGACCGCGTCGATTTCAAACCCGCGCTTGCCGGGGGCGATGGCGTCGATCGCGCGCATCATGGCACCCCGGCCGGTGACGAAGCGGTGCTGGACGCTTTCGGGCGGCCCGCTCTCCCCCTCGCGGCGGGCGTAGTAGGTCCGCTGGATGTCGCTGGTGTAGCCCTCGACGTAGACGCCCATGTCGACCACCACCACATCCCCCGGCGTGACCCGCGCCTCGCTCGCGGGGCGGTGGCCGATGCCCGCGTTCCCGACCATGACGTTCGCGCCGTCGCCGAACGAGTGCGTGACGCCGTAGTGGCGGTGGCGGGCCTTGACGAACGCGGCGGCCTCGAGCTCGCTCACCCCCGGACGCAAAAACGCCCCCAACTCGTCCAAGACGCGCTCGGTCACCCGCACCGCCTCGCGGATGCGGCGCACCTCCTCGGGGGTCTTCTGGCTGCGCAGCGCGTCCAAGATCCCCTGCGCGCTCCGGATGCGGCTCTCGAAGTCGTCCCAGCCGAGCACGCGCCTGAGTTTCCGGTAGAGGCCGACGCTCAGGCCGTCGGCTAGGGGGTCGCTCTCGCTAAAGTCGAGCGCCAGCGTCTTCGGCTGGGCGCGCTCTAAAAGCGCGCCTAGCGGCGCCTCGAAACCGCCTTGCCCGTAGGGGGTGATCGCAAAAGCGCCGCTCGCGGCAATCGGCGCGACGTCGTAGTCGGCGACGACGGCGAACTTCTGGCCGCTTTTGGTCAAGAGAAAGGCCGCTTCGCCGACCATCTCGGTGTTGGCAAAAAGCAGCGTGGCGGGGTCGCTCCCCTCGCGGCAGAGCACAAGCCACGCGTCGGCCTCCAGGCTCGGCAGCAGCGCGTCTAGCTGCGCCTGCTTCTCGCGGATGAGGGTGAGGTCGCTCGGTGTCATCGGGCGGCTTTCTCGGGTCTCATCTGGGTCGGGTCGCTCCTTTTGCGCTTGGGTGGCTGAGTGTTTATGCGGCCGCGCGGAAGTTCTTTAGAGTGTAGTCCCGGCAGCAGAGGGTGTCAAGATATTGAACTTCGTTCAATGAAGTGAAATAGTGGGGTATGCACCCCCACACCCCCTTGCGACCTCGAGGCGCTGCGTCATGAGTGCGCCCCTAGGCCCCGACGCGCCCTCCCCCCTCGTCTGCACCGCCCCGCCGACGCGCTTTTTCGGCTACTACCCCGGCACGGTCGCCGTCGTCACGGCGGCCGCCGACGGTGACCGTAACGTCATGAGCGCGGGCTGGCACGCGGCGCTGTCCGCCGAACCGCCCCTCTACGGGGTGGCGGTGGCGCCGGAGCGCTACACCTACGGGTTGCTGAGAGCGAGCGGCGCGTTTGCCGTGCACTTCCTCCCCTTCGGGCGCGCCGACGCGGTCGCCGGCGCGGGGAGCTTGAGCCGCCACGAGGGGGTCGACAAGTTCGCGGCGCTCGGCCTCGCGTGGCGCCCCGGCACAAAGACCCCCGCACCCATCTTGCAAGACGCCTACCTCGCCTACGAGTGCCGCCTCCAGAACGCGCTCCCGACGGGCGACCACACCTGGTTCGTCGGCGAGGTTGTGGCGCTGCACTACCGTCCGGAGGCGTTCGGCGAACGCCTGATGCAGGCGAGCGAGCGGGTCGCGCCCGCGGTCTACTACGGCCGGGCGACCTACGAGGCGTTGGGGGCGGGCGAACGGGCCGTCTTCCCACCGGACGCGTTTAGGGAGCGGGCGTGAAGCTCCTGCCTTTGGCACGGCAAGCGGAGGTCACCAACGGCTGGCTCCGCGAGCGGCTGCGGGCGGTGCTCCCCGAGGTGATGCGGCGCGCGCGCGTCGACCTCTGGCTGGTGGTCGCCCGCGAGTACAACGAGGACCCCGTCTTGCCGAGCCTCCTACCCGCCCCCATGATGGGCGCGCGGCGCCGCACGATGCTCGTCTTTCACGCGCCCGAGGGGGGCGCTTTCGAGGCGCTGGCGATCGCCAACGCGGGCGTCGGACTTGACGGCTTTTACACGCCGATGTGGGACAAGACGATGCTCGCCGAGGCCGCCGAGGACCAGTGGGCGTGTTTGCGGCGGGTGGTGGCCGAGCGGAACCCCAAACGCATCGGGGTCAACGTCAGCGCCGAGATCGCCTTCGCCGACGGGCTCTCCAAAAGCGAACACGACGCGCTCATGGCGGCGCTCGGGCCGGAGCTGGCCGCGCGCTGCGTGAGCGCCGAGGAGGTGGTCGTCGGGTGGTTGAGCCGCCGCCTAGAGGGTGAGATCGAAGCCGCGGACGGTATCAACGCCCTGGCGCACGGCCTCATCGCGGAGGCGTTTTCACCCCGCGTCGTGCACCCGGGGGTGACGACCGCTGTGGAGGTCGCCTGGTGGCTGCGCGAGCGCGCGCGGTCTCTGGGCCTGGGCTGCTGGTTTCAACCCTCGGTGTCCATCCAGCGGCGCGGCGAACACCTGGGCGACCTCGGCAGCAGCCCGGACGCGGTCATCCGCCGCGGCGACCTGTTGCACTGCGACTTCGGGTTGCACTACCTGGGGCTCGCGACCGACACCCAACAGAACGCCTACGTGCGGCGGCTCGGTGAGAGCGGCCCCCCGGCCGGGATGGTGGCGGCGCTCGCCAAGGCTAAATGGCAGCAGGAGCTCTTGGCGGCCGAGATGGTCATCGGGCGCAGCGGCAACGAGGTGCTGCGCGCGGCGCGCGCGGCGATGGCGCGCGCCGGCCTCGAGGGCCGCATCTACACCCACCCCATCGGCTATCACGGGCACGGGGCGGGGCCGATGATCGGCCGCTACGACAACCAGGAGGGGTTGCCCGGCGCGGGCGAGCTGCGCCTGCAAGACGCCACCCTCTTCTCGTTCGAGATGTTCGTCGAGCACGCGTTGCCGGAGTGGGACGGGCAGCGCATCAAACTGGCCACGGAGCAGTGCGTGGCGTTTCGCGGCGGGGAGGTCCACTTCCTGGGGGGGCGGCAGACCGCGTGGCACCTCATCTAGACGCCCCCGGGGCCCCGGCACCGGTCGAGCGCTGCGAGCTGGCGCCGGGACTTTCCGTCTCCCGCGTCCTCACCGGGCTCTGGCAAGTGGCCGACATGGAGCGCGGCGGCAAGCTCGAGCCGCGCGCCGCCGCGCGCGCCATGGTGCCCTACGTGGAGGCCGGGCTGACGAGCTTCGACATGGCCGACCACTACGGCTCGGCGGAGGAGATCGCCGGGACCTTCGGCCCCCGCAGCCCCTCGGGCACCCCCGTGCAGCGGCTCACCAAATGGGTGCCCGAACCCGGCCCCCTGACCAAAAGGGACGTGCGCGCGGCGGTGGAGCGCGCCCTGCGGCGCCTCCGGACGGAGCGCCTGGACCTGTTGCAGTTTCACACCTGGAGCTACGCCGACCCGAGCTACCTAGACGCCCTCTTCTGGCTCCAGGAGCTGCAGGCGGAGGGGCTCGTGGCGCACCTCGGGCTGACGAACGTCGACGCGGCGCACCTGCGGCTGGTGCTCTCGAGCGGCCTTGAGGTGGTCTCCAACCAGGTGTCGTTTTCGCTCCTCGACCAGCGGGCGGCGGGGGAGATGACGGCGCTCTGCCTCGAGCGGGGCGTCAAGCTGCTCGCCTACGGCACCCTCGCGGGGGGCTTTCTGTCGGAGCGCTGGCTGGGGCAGCCGGAGCCTGCCTGGGAGCGCCTGACGACCTGGTCGCAGCGCAAGTACCGCCGCTTTATCGAGGCGGCGGGCGGCTGGGGGGCGTTCCAGGGTGTTTTGCGGGCGGCGGCGCACGTGGCGCGGCGCCACGGCGTGTCGGTCGCCAACGTCGCCGTGCGGAGCGTTCTCGAGCAACCCGCCGTCGGCGGCGTGATCGTCGGCGCGCGCCTCGGCCAGAGCGAGCACCTTGACGACACGCTGCGCGTCTTTTCGTTTCGCCTCGACGAGACCGACCGCGCGGCGCTCCGCGGCGCCCTCTCGGCCCTCGCGCCAATCCCCGGCGACTGCGGCGACGAGTACCGCCGCCCGCCCTTTTTGACCGCCGCGGGCGACCTCAGCCACCACGTCGCCACCTTTCCGCCCCCCTACCCGAGCTGCACCCGCGCGGACGGTCGGCGCGTGGCGCTGAGCGGCACCCCCTGGGAGGCGCTGGCCGGGTACGCCCGCGCGGTGCGCGTCGGGGACCGCATCCTCGTGTCGGGGACCACGGCGACCCACGGGGGGCGGCTAATTGGCGGGGCGGACGCCGCCGCGCAGTTTCACTTCGCGGTGGACAAGCTCGAGGGCGCCCTGAGGTCGCTCGGGGGCCGCCTGGAGGACGTCGTGCGCACGCGCGTCTATGTCCGCGACCTAGCGGACTGGGAGGCGGTGGCGCGGGCGCACGGGGCCAGATTCAGGGAGATCAGCCCCGCCAACACGCTCGTGCAGGCGGGGCTGGTGGGGGAGGGGTACTTGGTGGAGCTCGAGGCGGAGGCGGTGGTGGGGGGCTGAAGCGGGCGCTGAGGGGGCGTTCCTGGCCTCAGACGCCCCGAGCCGGGCGTGACCGACGGCACTAGCGCGCCGCTGCGCAAACGGTTAGCCTGTTTTTATGGCAGCAGCTGCCCTGGAGCTTCGCGGCCTCAGCAAGCGCTTCGGCGCCGTGCGGGCGGTTCACGAGCTCGATTTGCGCGTCCCCCAGGGCGAGCTCTACGCCCTCTTGGGCCCCAACGGCGCGGGTAAGACCACCACCTTGCGGATGGTGGCGGGGCTGCTGGCACCCGACCGAGGGGACGCTCTCATCCTGGGCGCGAGCGTTCGGGAGCGCCCGACCGAGGCCAAGCGGGCGCTCGCCTACCTCCCCGACGATCCCATGCTCTACGGCAAGCTGCGGCCCGGCGAGTACCTCGAGTTCGTGGCAGGGCTCTGGGGGGTGCCCCCCGAGGAGGCGGCGCCGCGCGCAGAGGCGCTTTTGGAGCGCTTCGACCTGTGGCGGCACCGGCGCGACCTCACCGAGACCTTTTCACGCGGTATGAAGCAGAAGCTAGCGCTCGCCGGGGCGCTCGTCCACGCGCCCAAGGTGATGATCCTCGACGAGCCCCTGACGGGCCTCGACGCGGCGGCCGCGCGCGACGTCAAGGCGCTCCTCGCGGACTTCGTGAGCGCGGGCAACACCGTGGTCTTGACCACCCACATCATGGAGGTCGCCGAACGCTTGGCCGAGCGCATCGGCATCCTGAGCGGCGGGAGCTTGCGCGCCGAGGGCACGCTGGCCGAGCTGCGCGCCCTGAGCGGCGGCGAGGGCAGCTTGGAAGAGGTCTTTTTGGAGCTCGTCGGGGACGGGGCCGAGCAGCAGGAGAGGGCTGGGGCGTGAGGCCGGGCTCCTGGCTCTGGCTCGTGCGGCACGACCTGCGCCTCGGCTGGCGCGACCTGGCGGCGCGTTGGAACCCGCGCCTCGTCGCCGCGCTCGTCCTCGGCGCGCTCGGGGTGGTTCATCTGGTGCTCTGGCTGCTCCTGCGCGAGGTCCGCCTCGAGCTCTCGGACGAGCTGCACACCGCCCTGCTCTGGGTCGTGACCGGCGGTCTCGCGCTGGCCTTTGTCCTGGCGCTCGGCTTCGGGATGAACCGCAGCCTGCTGATGCTCTTCGAACGCGGCGACCTGGACCTCCTCCTCTCCTCGCCGGTGTCCGCTCGAGCGGTCTTCGCGAGCCGCGCGACGGGCGTCGCTTTGAGCGTGCTCCTCGCGTTCGCCCCCTTCGTGGTGCCGCTCGTGAGCGCCGGGGTGATGCTCGGCCTGCCGCGGCTGCTCGGCCTCTACCCAGCGCTGTTGGCGCTCGCGCTAGTGGCCTCGAGCCTGGGCCTGCTTGTCGTCCTCTGCCTGGTGCGGCTCGTCGGCGCGCGCGCCACCCGCACCCTGACGCAGATCCTAAGCAGCCTCGTCGGCGCGGCGCTCT
This window contains:
- a CDS encoding ABC transporter ATP-binding protein is translated as MAAAALELRGLSKRFGAVRAVHELDLRVPQGELYALLGPNGAGKTTTLRMVAGLLAPDRGDALILGASVRERPTEAKRALAYLPDDPMLYGKLRPGEYLEFVAGLWGVPPEEAAPRAEALLERFDLWRHRRDLTETFSRGMKQKLALAGALVHAPKVMILDEPLTGLDAAAARDVKALLADFVSAGNTVVLTTHIMEVAERLAERIGILSGGSLRAEGTLAELRALSGGEGSLEEVFLELVGDGAEQQERAGA
- a CDS encoding M24 family metallopeptidase, which encodes MKLLPLARQAEVTNGWLRERLRAVLPEVMRRARVDLWLVVAREYNEDPVLPSLLPAPMMGARRRTMLVFHAPEGGAFEALAIANAGVGLDGFYTPMWDKTMLAEAAEDQWACLRRVVAERNPKRIGVNVSAEIAFADGLSKSEHDALMAALGPELAARCVSAEEVVVGWLSRRLEGEIEAADGINALAHGLIAEAFSPRVVHPGVTTAVEVAWWLRERARSLGLGCWFQPSVSIQRRGEHLGDLGSSPDAVIRRGDLLHCDFGLHYLGLATDTQQNAYVRRLGESGPPAGMVAALAKAKWQQELLAAEMVIGRSGNEVLRAARAAMARAGLEGRIYTHPIGYHGHGAGPMIGRYDNQEGLPGAGELRLQDATLFSFEMFVEHALPEWDGQRIKLATEQCVAFRGGEVHFLGGRQTAWHLI
- a CDS encoding aldo/keto reductase, with the protein product MAPHLDAPGAPAPVERCELAPGLSVSRVLTGLWQVADMERGGKLEPRAAARAMVPYVEAGLTSFDMADHYGSAEEIAGTFGPRSPSGTPVQRLTKWVPEPGPLTKRDVRAAVERALRRLRTERLDLLQFHTWSYADPSYLDALFWLQELQAEGLVAHLGLTNVDAAHLRLVLSSGLEVVSNQVSFSLLDQRAAGEMTALCLERGVKLLAYGTLAGGFLSERWLGQPEPAWERLTTWSQRKYRRFIEAAGGWGAFQGVLRAAAHVARRHGVSVANVAVRSVLEQPAVGGVIVGARLGQSEHLDDTLRVFSFRLDETDRAALRGALSALAPIPGDCGDEYRRPPFLTAAGDLSHHVATFPPPYPSCTRADGRRVALSGTPWEALAGYARAVRVGDRILVSGTTATHGGRLIGGADAAAQFHFAVDKLEGALRSLGGRLEDVVRTRVYVRDLADWEAVARAHGARFREISPANTLVQAGLVGEGYLVELEAEAVVGG